The window AATTTTTGATAAAATAATTAGGAACCATCTTCTGACTTTCTTTACGAGTTAGTAAAACAAGTTTATCAGCGTTAATTACATCGCTTACATACTCAAAAGTCCCTTCTGTACTTCTCCAGATGATCTCATTTTTTTTTGTTGAAAGATCAAACTTTGCAAGAAAAGGCAAATCGCCTTTGTCTGATGATCCAACGGTATTATTCATTAATAATTTCGTTCCATTATCAATAGAATGAATAACCTGGCGACCGTATTTATTTTTAGTAGTAACTGGAGAACCTGGATTACCATAAGCATCAGTTTGGTTGCGGCTATATAACTCTTCTACTGCTCCAGTTGTTGGGTTATATCTGCTAACTTTGCTTGTTTGTTTACTACGCAAACCTTCCATAATTAAAGCCAAATTAGCATCGCCCCATTGCACACCACGATAACGGGATTGAGTTTTAAATAACTCTTTTTCTGTTCCACTAAAAGGAGCACTTAATGCATAAACTGCATCGTGAAACGGAACTTCTTTTTTAATTAATCCACTATCTAATGGTTTAGACCACACTAATGTTGCCGGCTCATCATCTCTCCAATCAAAACCTCGAGGAACATTTTGCATATTATCATATCCAGATGGCGTTCCTTCGGAAGATGGAAGGTCAGCGATCACTTTAGCAACTTTTCCTGATAAATCTGTAATGGTTACTGTTGATGGAAAACCGTAAGCAGAAACCAGGTAAGAAAATGGTTTCTTAATGGTTTCAACTAACATGTAGCTTTTATCAGGAGATAAACTGGTCATTGTATAAATAGACGGTTTGCCAATAGCAGTTTCTACCCCAGCTGTGTTTTTTACCAATTGAGATGTTGCAAAAAATTCAAATAGCTGTTCGTCAAAAGGCGATTTAATAAGATCTTGATAGGTTGCACTCGGTGCTGCTTTTCCTAAATTTTGCTGAATAGTTGGCCCTTTTGGCATTAGCGGTTTAGTTGGCGCTGCACTTGCAGATTTAGTAACAGTACGATAAATTATTGTATTATCATTCAACCAAGTCAAGCCACTCCCTAATACTACATTTAAAAAAGCTTTATTTGTTTTAGTAGCCTTTTTTGTTGATAAATCAATAATATAAAGATCAACTCCTTTCTGCGTTGTATTGGTAAAAGCTATTTTATTTTCTGAAGGATTCCAACTAATATTACTTGCAAACAATGGACTAGGTAAACCTGTTACCTGAAAAGTTTGATTAGATTTAATATTCTTTAAGCTAAAATTATTAATATAAGTTTGTCTGCTTGGTGAATAATTATTTGGATTTAACCTTAATCCAGCTATTCTGTACTCCGGCATTGCCAATTCTTCAACAGAAGGATAAGAATTACGCTCGCTAAATAAAATCCATTCTGCTTTTCCATCAATACTAACACTAGGTGTAGGTTTCGCTAGTAATAAATCAGCAATTTCTTTTGGTGGAAGCTGGTAGTTTATCGCGTCTTGAGCAGCCACATTCATGGAAATGCCGATTC is drawn from Pedobacter mucosus and contains these coding sequences:
- a CDS encoding alpha/beta hydrolase family protein produces the protein MIKKLHFHFLILGIGISMNVAAQDAINYQLPPKEIADLLLAKPTPSVSIDGKAEWILFSERNSYPSVEELAMPEYRIAGLRLNPNNYSPSRQTYINNFSLKNIKSNQTFQVTGLPSPLFASNISWNPSENKIAFTNTTQKGVDLYIIDLSTKKATKTNKAFLNVVLGSGLTWLNDNTIIYRTVTKSASAAPTKPLMPKGPTIQQNLGKAAPSATYQDLIKSPFDEQLFEFFATSQLVKNTAGVETAIGKPSIYTMTSLSPDKSYMLVETIKKPFSYLVSAYGFPSTVTITDLSGKVAKVIADLPSSEGTPSGYDNMQNVPRGFDWRDDEPATLVWSKPLDSGLIKKEVPFHDAVYALSAPFSGTEKELFKTQSRYRGVQWGDANLALIMEGLRSKQTSKVSRYNPTTGAVEELYSRNQTDAYGNPGSPVTTKNKYGRQVIHSIDNGTKLLMNNTVGSSDKGDLPFLAKFDLSTKKNEIIWRSTEGTFEYVSDVINADKLVLLTRKESQKMVPNYFIKNLMLRIADQPITNFTNPYPSLEGITKEKISYKRADGVDLTGDLYLPKGYNKEKDGPLPTLIWAYPREFNSAADAAQIRGSKDKFTAIAWGSPIYWVTRGYAVLDNAEMPIVAKEGKKPNDTFIDQLQLNAEAAINKLSGLGVGDKKRMAVGGHSYGAFMTANLLAHTNLFAAGIARSGAYNRTLTPFGFQNEERTYWQAPQLYYEMSPFSYADKIKTPLLLIHGDSDDNPGTFPINSERLFAAIKGAGGTVRFVFLPYEAHGYRGKENILHALWEQDQWLEKYVKNKK